Part of the Cryptosporangium arvum DSM 44712 genome, CCCCGCCGCACCTCCGCCCCGGCTTTCCCCACACCGCAGTCCGCGCGGACGGAGCCTCCGACGCCGCGAGCGGAGGCCTCCCGGGCGGTTCGCTCCGGCGGTCACCCGGCGCCGGGCGGCGGCACGGGGTCGGGTGACTCGGGGCCGTCGGCCGGGCGGTGGGGTTCGGCGAACGTGGGCGGGCCCAGACCGGCCTCGGTCAGGCGGTAGCCGCCGTCCACTGCCCGGACGTACCCGCGCAATCGCAGGTCGGGCAGTGCTCGTCGGACCTCGGTCGGTGGCAGGCGGGCCGCTAGCGCGACGTCCTCCACGGTGACCACGCGGCCGGCCGGTACGGCTTCCAGCACCAGGCGGAGCGGGGGCGGCAGTGCTTCCCGGCCCGGACGTCCGCCACCGGCGCCGCTCGGCAGCGACGCGTCCCACTCGGCTGGGTCCTGACCGCCCCCGATACCCACGCCGATCGGGCCGATCGTCTCGAGGACGTCCTCGGCGCTGGTCGCGAGCGTCGCGCCGAAGTCGCGGATGAGCCGGTGGGTGCCCACCGAGAGGGCGGACGTCACCGGGCCGGGTACGGCCAGCAGCGGACGGTCGAGCTGGTGCGCGCGCTCGGCCGTGACGCTGGTGCCGGACCGCGCCCCGGCCTCCACCACCACCAGGCCCGCGCCGAGCGCCGCGATCAGGCGGTTGCGGGAGAGGAAGCGGTGTCGTTGCGGCGACTCGCCCAGCGGGACCTCGCTGATCAGCAACCCCTCCTCGGCGACGCGGTCGAGCAGCCCGGCGTGGGCGAGCGGGTACGGCACGTCGACGCCGCCGGCCAGCACCGCGATCGTCGGCCCGCCGCCGGCGAGCGCCCCGCGGTGGGCCGCGCCGTCGATGCCGAAGGCGCCGCCGGAGACCACCACCCACCCGCGTTCGGCCAGCCCGTAGCCGATCTCACCGGCCACGTGCTTGCCGTAGGACGTGGCCGCACGCGCACCGACGATCGCGACGGCGTGGCTGGCCGTCTGCGGTAGCGCCAACGACCCGCGGAGCCAGAGGCACGGCGGCGGGGCCACGTCGATCCGTTCGGCCTCGGCCAGCGGCGCGAGCCCGGCGAACGCCTCGCCCGGCCACTCGGCGTCGACGGGGGTCACGGCGCGCGCTCCGGCCCGCGCGGCCGCGGTGAGGTCGGCCTCCGCGCGGGCCCACGGGTCGACGCCGGCCAGCCGCTGGCGGATGCCCCGGTTCACCGCGCCGGGCGCACCGGCGAGCGCACCTTCCAGCAGGGCCCGCGCACCCCCGGCGGCCGCCGCCAGCACCGTGCGCCGACCGGGCTCGAACAGACGCCCCAGCGCCACCCAGGCGAGCCGCTCGACGGCGATCCCCTCGGCCCGGTCGCTCATGCCGTCACCAGCCCGCGGCGCAGCTCCAGGGCCTCGTTGACGTCGCCGTGGTCGGGCGCCGCCCGACCGGCCAGGTCGGCCAGCGTCCAGGCGATGCGCAGCACGCGGTCGAAGCCGCGGGCGGAGAGTTCGCCGGTGTCGATGGCGCGGGCCGCCGCCGCGGTCACCGGCCGGGGCAACCGCCACTCCCGGGCGCGGAGCGTGGAGCCGGGCACGGTGGCGTTCGACGACCACCCGAGCTCGCTCCAACGCTCGACCGCGGCGGTGCGGGCCTCCCGCGCCCGCTGGGCGACGACGGCGGTGGAGTCGGGCTGGTCGTGCGTCGCGTACAGCGCGGCCGACGCCACCGGCAGCAGCGTGACGCGCAGGTCGATGCGGTCGAGCAGCGGGCCGGAGATGCGCCCGAGGTACCGGCGGCGCGCGCCGGGCGTGCAGGTGCAGGCGCGGTCGCCGGCCGCGGAGGCACAGGGACACGGGTTAGCGGCCAGGACGAGCTGGACCTGGGCCGGGTATCGGACGGCACCGCCGGTGCGGGCCAGCAGCACCTCGCCGCGTTCCACCGGCTGGCGCAGCGCGTCCAGGGCGCGCGGTGAGAACTCCGGGCTCTCGTCCAGGAAGAGCACGCCGTGGTGAGCGAGCGAGATCGCGCCCGGGCGGGCCAGCCCGGTGCCGCCGCCGACCAGCGCGGCCACGGTGGCGGTGTGGTGCGGCGCCTGGTACGGAGCCCGGCGCACCAGGCCGGTGCCGACCGGAAGCACCCCGGCCACCGAGTGAACAGCGGTCACCTCCACCGCCGACCGGTCGTCGAGCGGCGGCAGGACCCCCGGCAGCCGCTCCGCGAGCATCGTCTTGCCCGCGCCGGGCGGCCCGAACAGCGCCAGGTGGTGGCCACCGGCGGCCGCCACCTCGACGGCCCGCCGCCCGATCTCCTGCCCGACGACGTCGGCCAGGTCGCCCTCGGAGTCGCCGGGCCGGGCCACCGCTCGTGGCGGTGGCGGTGCCGACGCCGCGTCGTCGGCCGGTGGCTGCTCGCCGCGCAGCAACGCGATGACCCCGCGCAGCGTGCGACGACCCACGACGTCGGCGCCGGGCACCAGCGCGGCCTCCGACCAGTTGCCCGCAGGCATCACGTACCGGCGCAGCCCGGCCTCGGCCCCGGCCACCACCGACGGGAAGACCCCGCGCACCGGGCGGAGCCCGCCGTCGAGGCCCAGTTCGCCGATCAGCACCAGACCCTCGAGCGCGACCCGCGGCGTGACCCCGGCGGCGGTGAGGATCGCCGCGGCGACCGCCAGGTCGAAGCTCGTACCGTGCTTGGGCAGCCACGCCGGGCCCAGGCCGACCGTGATCCGCTGATCGGGCCACCGCTGGCCCGAGTTGAGCACGGCGGCACGCACGCGGTCGCGCGCCTGCGTGACCGCGGCGTCGGGCAGGCCGGTGATGACCAGGCCGGGCAGACCCTGGGCCAGATGGGCCTCGACCTCCACGACACGCCCGTGGACACCGTGCAGACCCACGGCCAGCGCACGCGCGAACCCCGCCATCAGAACGCCCCGCGCAGATGGTCGACCCGGGCGGGCCCTGAGCGCTGCGGCCGGACGCTCACCACGTCGAACCGCACCGTGGGGGCGTGGACGCCGCTGGCCCGGATCCAGTACGCGGCCAGCCGGCGTAATCGTGCGGCCTTGGCCGCGATCACCGCCTCGGCCGGGACGCCGTGCCGCTCGCCGCGCCGGGTCTTGACCTCGCAGACGACGAGCGCGTCGCCCTCCCGGGCGACGATGTCGAGCTCGCCCTCGGCGCATCGCCAGTTCCGGGCGAGCACGACCAGACCAGCCTGCTCGAGATGACGCACGGCGACCCGTTCGCCGTACGCACCGACCGCTTGCTTCGCGCTCATCCGCCGCCTCCCGATCGCCAGGTGAGGAGGCCAGGATGGCCGGGAAGACGGACGCCGAGCAGCCGGGAAATCCGGCGCTGGGGACAACTCGACGGCCTGTGGACGACGGCACGCCACCCCGGGCAGTGGTAGGGACACGGATCAAACAGATCCGACTTATTACTCTTACGAACTATGACGGACGAATGGGTCTCACTCGGCACCGTCGCCGGGGTGTGCCTCCTGGTGGCAGTGCTAGGTGCGGCGACCGCGATCGGTATCGCACGCCGTGGCCATCGTCAGATCTCGGAGGTGATCACCGCCGGGCACCGGCAGGCCGTATTGCTGGCCCGCGAGGACGAACGGCGGGACGCCTACACCGCCGCGCTGGAGTACGCCGACTCGGCCCGGTTGGAGTACGGCAAGGTCGGCCGGGGCGAGAACGCGGAGTTCCTGCCGCCGGACATCGAGCGCTCAGCGCCGCTGCTGGCCGCCGTGTCGGCCCACGGCGGCCCCGAGGCGTCCCGGCGGCTCTCCGACCTGCTCATGCACGTGCCGACCGTGAACTACTACGCGGCGCGGCTCTCGCGCGCGCCGCGTGACTCCGACCGCGAACAGGAGTTCGTCTCGGCCCTGCTCCGCTTCGAGGAGCTCTACGAATCCTTCGCCACGTACGCCCACGCCGACCTGGCCACCCCACTGGAAATGCCCGCCGACTAGACCGTGTCCTGCGAGTCCGTACTCGGCCGCACCTAGCGTGAGTCGGCTACGCCTAGCGCGAGTGGTCGGCGCGCCCCGGCAGCGGCGTCGCCGACGTGTCGAACTCCTGTCCACCAGCGCCGACGTCAGGCGTGTGCACGCCGTCCACCGGCGCCATCGACTCGGAGGTCCCGAGCGCGGGCTCGACCTCGGGCGCGGTACCCGGGGGCACGCCGCCCTCGCCGGACGGCGGGTAATCCTCCGGGGCGGGTTTCTCGGCGTACCCGGTGCGTGCCTCCGCGGGCATCGTCGGGGGCGGCCCGTCCACACGCAGGCGAGCGGCAGTGTCGACCGGGTCAGCGACCGGGTTGCGGTCCGGGGTCTCGTCCATGGGCCAGACCTACCCCGGGCGACCCGTCACGAACCGAACGAGCCGTTCCCGGGCAGTGAGATGTCGGGCTTGTCGAGCTCCTCGACGTTGACGTCCTTGAACGTCACCACCCGGACGTTCTTCACGAACCGAGCCGGCCGGTACATGTCCCAGACCCACGCGTCGGACATCGCGACCTCGAAGTACACCTCGCCGTCGGCGTTGCGGACCTGCAGGTCGACCGAGTTCGCCAAGTAGAAGCGACGCTCGGTCTCCACGACGTAGGAGAACTGCCGGACGATGTCCCGGTACTCGCGATAGAGCTGAAGCTCCATCTCGGTCTCGTACTTCTCGAGATCCTCAGCGCTCATACCTCGTCCTCCACGTGACCATTGTGGCTCACTGCCACCGGCACCAAGGCCTCAGCCCTACTTCGAGGCACCACGGCGGCCGCCGCGACGTTCGCGTACGACATCCGGTGCTCCGGGCAGGGACCGTGGACGGCCAGGGCCTCGGCGTGCGCCGCGGTCACATATCCCTTGTGCTGGGCGAAGTCGTAACACGGATAGGTGTCGTGCAGGGTCGTCATGATCCGATCCCTGGTGACCTTCGCCAACACCGAGGCGGCCGCGATGCACGCCGCCACCCGGTCGCCCTTCCAGACCGCCAGCCCGGGTAGTCCGAGGCCGGCGACACCGAACCCGTCGGTGAGCATGTAATCCGGTCGTACCGTCAGCTGCTCGAGGGCCCGGCGCATCGCGTCGACGTTGCTGCGGTGCAGCCCTCGGGCGTCCACCTCGGCCGCAGGCACGATCACCACCGAGTACGCCTCGGCTCGCTTGATCACCTCGTCGTAGACCCGGTCGCGGGCCGCCGGGGTGAGCAGCTTGGAGTCGGCCAGGCCTGGCACCTCGCCGCGCGCCGTGGCCGGCAGCACGGCGGCCGCGACCACGAGCGGACCGGCGCAGGCACCGCGTCCGGCCTCGTCGGCGCCGGCCACCCGCGCGAAACCGCGGCGGCGCAGCGTCCGTTCGAGGGCGTACAGACCACCGTCGCGGCGGACCACCGCGCGCGGGGGGACGAGCACGTCACGCCTCCTTCACGAGGTCGTCGAGCAGGTCGGCAAGGTTCGGAGGGTAGACCGTTTCGGTCGCGGCGCGCAGTTCGGGGCTGCTCCACCATCGCGCCTCCCCCATGAACTGTCGTTCCCAGTCCGTCTGGGCGTGGCGGTCGATCTCGAACCCGCCGCGCCGGAGCACCAGGTACTGCTGGGTCTGCCGCTGGGTGCCGGTCGACGTCGGGTACTCGACCACTTCCTCGAAGACCGGACCCTCGAAATCCGCGGGGGCCACGACCAGACCGGTCTCCTCGGCGAGTTCCCGCACCGCTCCGGCCCGGAGGTCCTCGTCGGCCTCCAGGCCACCGCCCGGCGTGATCCACCAGGGGCCGTCCTCGGGACGGTGTGCGCTGCTGCAGCGGAACAACAGCACCGTGCTGCCGTCGAGTACCAGAACCCGCGCGGCCCGCCGTGCACTTACCTCAGTCATCGGTAGCCGAGCGTATCCGCTGCCCGCGATTCCGTGCGGCCGAGGCGTCAGCACCAGACCGCGAAGCCGGTGTCGACGCGCTCTCCGGCCCGCAGCCGAGGCAGCGTCCGGGCTATTCCGTCAGGAAATGTCCGCGGAAGCCGATCCAGTTCCGACACCGGGATCCAGTCGGCCCCGAGGAACGTGGCGCCCTCGTCGGGCGTGTACGCGAGCTCGGCGACCACCTCCGGCGTGGCGGCCGGGCACGCGAGGTGTACGGCCTGCCGCGACCAGCGCCGCTGCCCGAGCCACAGGTACGTCACTTCCGACCACCACACCGCGGCCGGGATCAGGTCTGAGGCCGCGATCGCCACACCCGTCTCCTCGCGCACCTCGCGCACCGCCGCCGCGACCGTGTCCTCGCCCGGATCGACACCGCCGCCCGGCACCTCCCACCACTCCCCGAGCTCCGGGTACTCCGGATCGCGGGCCCGGATGAGCAGCAACCGGTCGGCGGGGTCGAGAACCAGCAGCCGTCCGGAGAGCCGCCACGGGCGCGGTGGCGCCCCGGGCGGCTGCGCGCTGCCCGGCGCGAGCGGCGACTCCCAGGAAGCGTCAGCCACCCGACGGCGCCGGAATCGCCTCGTACCCCTTCGGCACCGACAACGTTCCGACGTGACTGAACGGCCAGAAGATCACAAATGCCCGGCCGACGACGGCGTCGACGGGAATCGTCCCGACCTGGTAGTCGGTGTGGTACCGGGAGTCCGCGGACGAGGACCGGTGGTCACCCATCACGAACAGCCGGCCGGTCGGCACGGAGACATCGAACGGCTGCGCGGACGGGACGTCGTCCTCGAAGAGGTAGTCCTCCTGCAGCACCTTGCCGTTGATCGTGATCCGCCCGGCGGAGTCGCAGCAGACGATCTTGTCGCCGCCGACCCCGACGACGCGCTTGATGTAGTCGTCCTTGGTCGGGCCGGCGTCCCACTGTTTGGGCGGCACGAAGACGACGACCTCGCCCCGGCGTGGCTCCCGGAAGCGATAGACCATCTTGTTGACCAGCACGCGGTCATTGATGAGGAGCGTGGTCTCCATCGAGCCGGACGGGATGTAGAACGTCTGTACCAGGAACGTCCGAACCAGCACGGCGACGATGACCGCTACGAGGAGGAGGATCGGGAGCTCGACCCAGAAGGATCGCTGTTTCCGACGGGAGGTCTCGGGCATCACCAGCGCAGCCTACGGCGTCGACGCGAATCTGGGCGCAACAGCCACCTGGGGGCACGTCGGGACCAGAGCAACCCGAAGGGCCCGAACAGGACGGGAAGCACCAGCAGAGCCGTCGCCCCGGCCGGCTGCGGTTCGCTGTGGGGTTTCTCACCCAGAGCGGTCGGTACGTCGCTGAACGTGTCCGGCTCCGGCAGCAAGCCCCATCGCGACGCCGGCCACGCCGTCGCATAGGCCTGGCCGATCACCGCCTCGACCGGGATCGTGCCCCTCCACTGGTCGTTGAGGTACACCCGGGAGTCCGCCGACCGGGACCGGTGGTCGCCCATCATGAACAGGCGGCCATCGGGCACCGTCACCGGGCCGAACGGGCGCTCCTGGATCGGATCGTCCTCGAAGATGTACGGCTCGACGAGCGGCGTGCCGTTGACCTCGACCCGGCCGTCCTTGTCGCAGCACTGCACCACGTCGCCGCCGACGCCGATCACGCGCTTGACGAAGTCCTTCTCGTCCGGCGGGGCCGCCCCGATCAGGCCGCCGAGCATGCGGCCGGCGGTGGCGAGCGCACCGGTGTTCTGCTGGACGCCGTTCTCGGGCACCCACGAGTCGGTGCCGCGGAAGACGACCACCTCGCCGCGACGGGGGTCACGCGTGTCGTAGACGAATTTGTTGACCAGGACGCGATCGCTGACCAGCAGCGTCTGTTCCATCGACCCGGAAGGGATGTAGAACGCCTGGACGACGAAGGTCTTGATCACGGTCGCGAGGACGAACGCGATGATCAGCAGGAGCGGGATCTCCTGCCAGAGGGGCAGGGTGCGGCGGCGCGAACTGGTGGACGCGCGCGCGTAGGGGCGGGCGCCCGCGCGGTGACGGCCGGCGGACCGGTCGGCACTCGACGTGCGGTCGCTGCCGTAGGTCTTGCGGTAGTAGGCGGAGTCATCCTCCGCGGCGTAACGCTGTTCCTCGGCGTAGCGCGTGCCCGGGCCGGGATCGCCGTAGCCGTCCCGGGGATCGGCCCCGCGGGGATCGACCGAGCGTGGGCCCAGCGTCCGCGGATCGGCGTACCCCGAGTCGGGATAGCCCCGGGAATCGCCGTACCGAACCTCGCCGTACTGGGAACGAGCCTCGGCCGCACGCATCTCCGCCGCCCGCGCCTCAGCGGCACGCATCTCCGCCGCACGCGCCTCAGCGGCACGCGCTTGAGCCGCGCGCATCTCCGCGTCGCGCATCTCCGCCGCGCGCATCTCCGCCGCACGCGCCTCGGCCGCCCGGCGGTCGGGAAAGCGGGGATCGCGGCGCTCGGTGCCGCGCGGGTGCGGCTCACCGTCCGTCGGGAGCAACCGACCCCGAACCGGCCGACCGTAACGGTCGACGGGTACCTGCTCGACGCCACCCATTCGTGCCACACCGGAATCACGGCCCGAACCGTCGTAAAGTTCGCCGCTGTCGGTGACGCGCGCCTGCCCCGGAATCGGAGGCCGCTCAGACGGCACTGGACGG contains:
- the dprA gene encoding DNA-processing protein DprA, whose product is MSDRAEGIAVERLAWVALGRLFEPGRRTVLAAAAGGARALLEGALAGAPGAVNRGIRQRLAGVDPWARAEADLTAAARAGARAVTPVDAEWPGEAFAGLAPLAEAERIDVAPPPCLWLRGSLALPQTASHAVAIVGARAATSYGKHVAGEIGYGLAERGWVVVSGGAFGIDGAAHRGALAGGGPTIAVLAGGVDVPYPLAHAGLLDRVAEEGLLISEVPLGESPQRHRFLSRNRLIAALGAGLVVVEAGARSGTSVTAERAHQLDRPLLAVPGPVTSALSVGTHRLIRDFGATLATSAEDVLETIGPIGVGIGGGQDPAEWDASLPSGAGGGRPGREALPPPLRLVLEAVPAGRVVTVEDVALAARLPPTEVRRALPDLRLRGYVRAVDGGYRLTEAGLGPPTFAEPHRPADGPESPDPVPPPGAG
- a CDS encoding YifB family Mg chelatase-like AAA ATPase, translating into MAGFARALAVGLHGVHGRVVEVEAHLAQGLPGLVITGLPDAAVTQARDRVRAAVLNSGQRWPDQRITVGLGPAWLPKHGTSFDLAVAAAILTAAGVTPRVALEGLVLIGELGLDGGLRPVRGVFPSVVAGAEAGLRRYVMPAGNWSEAALVPGADVVGRRTLRGVIALLRGEQPPADDAASAPPPPRAVARPGDSEGDLADVVGQEIGRRAVEVAAAGGHHLALFGPPGAGKTMLAERLPGVLPPLDDRSAVEVTAVHSVAGVLPVGTGLVRRAPYQAPHHTATVAALVGGGTGLARPGAISLAHHGVLFLDESPEFSPRALDALRQPVERGEVLLARTGGAVRYPAQVQLVLAANPCPCASAAGDRACTCTPGARRRYLGRISGPLLDRIDLRVTLLPVASAALYATHDQPDSTAVVAQRAREARTAAVERWSELGWSSNATVPGSTLRAREWRLPRPVTAAAARAIDTGELSARGFDRVLRIAWTLADLAGRAAPDHGDVNEALELRRGLVTA
- a CDS encoding YraN family protein, with amino-acid sequence MSAKQAVGAYGERVAVRHLEQAGLVVLARNWRCAEGELDIVAREGDALVVCEVKTRRGERHGVPAEAVIAAKAARLRRLAAYWIRASGVHAPTVRFDVVSVRPQRSGPARVDHLRGAF
- a CDS encoding DUF2469 domain-containing protein translates to MSAEDLEKYETEMELQLYREYRDIVRQFSYVVETERRFYLANSVDLQVRNADGEVYFEVAMSDAWVWDMYRPARFVKNVRVVTFKDVNVEELDKPDISLPGNGSFGS
- a CDS encoding ribonuclease HII, whose product is MLVPPRAVVRRDGGLYALERTLRRRGFARVAGADEAGRGACAGPLVVAAAVLPATARGEVPGLADSKLLTPAARDRVYDEVIKRAEAYSVVIVPAAEVDARGLHRSNVDAMRRALEQLTVRPDYMLTDGFGVAGLGLPGLAVWKGDRVAACIAAASVLAKVTRDRIMTTLHDTYPCYDFAQHKGYVTAAHAEALAVHGPCPEHRMSYANVAAAAVVPRSRAEALVPVAVSHNGHVEDEV
- a CDS encoding NUDIX hydrolase, whose protein sequence is MTEVSARRAARVLVLDGSTVLLFRCSSAHRPEDGPWWITPGGGLEADEDLRAGAVRELAEETGLVVAPADFEGPVFEEVVEYPTSTGTQRQTQQYLVLRRGGFEIDRHAQTDWERQFMGEARWWSSPELRAATETVYPPNLADLLDDLVKEA
- a CDS encoding NUDIX domain-containing protein; amino-acid sequence: MADASWESPLAPGSAQPPGAPPRPWRLSGRLLVLDPADRLLLIRARDPEYPELGEWWEVPGGGVDPGEDTVAAAVREVREETGVAIAASDLIPAAVWWSEVTYLWLGQRRWSRQAVHLACPAATPEVVAELAYTPDEGATFLGADWIPVSELDRLPRTFPDGIARTLPRLRAGERVDTGFAVWC
- the lepB gene encoding signal peptidase I, with the protein product MMPETSRRKQRSFWVELPILLLVAVIVAVLVRTFLVQTFYIPSGSMETTLLINDRVLVNKMVYRFREPRRGEVVVFVPPKQWDAGPTKDDYIKRVVGVGGDKIVCCDSAGRITINGKVLQEDYLFEDDVPSAQPFDVSVPTGRLFVMGDHRSSSADSRYHTDYQVGTIPVDAVVGRAFVIFWPFSHVGTLSVPKGYEAIPAPSGG
- the lepB gene encoding signal peptidase I yields the protein MPLWQEIPLLLIIAFVLATVIKTFVVQAFYIPSGSMEQTLLVSDRVLVNKFVYDTRDPRRGEVVVFRGTDSWVPENGVQQNTGALATAGRMLGGLIGAAPPDEKDFVKRVIGVGGDVVQCCDKDGRVEVNGTPLVEPYIFEDDPIQERPFGPVTVPDGRLFMMGDHRSRSADSRVYLNDQWRGTIPVEAVIGQAYATAWPASRWGLLPEPDTFSDVPTALGEKPHSEPQPAGATALLVLPVLFGPFGLLWSRRAPRWLLRPDSRRRRRLRW
- a CDS encoding pentapeptide repeat-containing protein — translated: MTAGGPVGTRRAVAAVGLAVVGGVILRGVTLFLGVARARAGIAVAVPGIGPAGIDRAWAQRPRIGVPRVGIAPGIAVPNLAVLGTSLGRTHLRRPRLSGTHLRRTRLSGTRLSRAHLRVAHLRRAHLRRTRLGRPAVGKAGIAALGAARVRLTVRREQPTPNRPTVTVDGYLLDATHSCHTGITARTVVKFAAVGDARLPRNRRPLRRHWTAGQNERARAVQG